A genomic stretch from Thermomonospora umbrina includes:
- a CDS encoding Gfo/Idh/MocA family protein, whose protein sequence is MGDSTEVTLAVAGAGLRGAAYARRARTTGAARVVAVAEPDPVRRARFAAEHGIAPDRVFTDWRGLAEAGRVADGVIIATQDGDHAEPAVAFAGQGYHILLEKPMATSEADGVRIVEAVERSGSMLAVCHVLRYSRYTRRIKALIADGRLGDLISVQHLEPVGWWHHAHSYVRGNWRREDESGPMLMTKSCHDVDWIVHVMGEVPARVSSFGRLSHLRPENRPAGASDRCVTCEVEPDCPYSATRLYLSCLGDPRREEWPLGAVTHDLTEEGVLTALREGPYGRCVYAGDNDVVDHQVVNMEFPSGATAAFTMTAFTPYAQRQTRVFGSRGCLEGDGGTIRLLDFVTGEEEVIDLAGDEELDGRHTEADDALADAFCAALAAGDPAPLGSNARESLAGHRVVWAAERARRTGTVVGVAPADPRKNTEIR, encoded by the coding sequence GTGGGAGACAGCACGGAGGTCACGCTCGCGGTGGCGGGGGCCGGGCTGCGCGGAGCGGCCTATGCCCGCCGCGCGCGGACCACCGGCGCGGCCCGGGTCGTGGCGGTGGCCGAGCCGGACCCGGTGCGCCGGGCGCGGTTCGCCGCCGAGCACGGGATCGCACCCGACCGGGTGTTCACCGACTGGCGCGGGCTGGCGGAGGCGGGGCGGGTGGCCGACGGCGTCATCATCGCCACGCAGGACGGCGACCACGCCGAGCCCGCCGTGGCGTTCGCCGGGCAGGGGTACCACATCCTGCTGGAGAAGCCGATGGCGACCAGCGAGGCCGACGGCGTCCGCATCGTCGAGGCCGTCGAGCGCAGCGGGTCGATGCTCGCCGTGTGTCACGTGCTCCGGTATAGCCGCTACACGCGCCGGATCAAAGCGCTCATCGCCGACGGACGGCTGGGCGACCTCATCAGCGTCCAGCACCTGGAGCCCGTCGGCTGGTGGCACCACGCCCACTCGTACGTGCGGGGCAACTGGCGGCGCGAGGACGAGTCCGGCCCGATGCTGATGACCAAGTCGTGCCACGACGTCGACTGGATCGTCCACGTGATGGGCGAGGTCCCGGCGCGGGTGTCGTCCTTCGGACGGCTGTCGCACCTGCGGCCGGAGAACCGCCCGGCCGGCGCCTCCGACCGCTGCGTCACCTGCGAGGTCGAGCCGGACTGCCCGTACTCGGCGACCCGCCTCTACCTGTCGTGCCTCGGCGACCCGAGACGCGAGGAGTGGCCGCTGGGGGCCGTCACGCACGACCTCACCGAGGAGGGAGTGCTGACGGCGCTGCGCGAGGGCCCGTACGGGCGCTGCGTGTACGCCGGCGACAACGACGTGGTCGACCACCAGGTCGTGAACATGGAGTTCCCCTCGGGCGCGACCGCCGCGTTCACCATGACGGCGTTCACCCCGTACGCCCAGCGGCAGACCCGCGTCTTCGGCTCGCGGGGCTGTCTGGAGGGCGACGGCGGGACCATCCGGCTGCTCGACTTCGTCACCGGCGAGGAGGAGGTCATCGACCTCGCCGGCGACGAGGAGCTGGACGGCCGGCACACCGAGGCCGACGACGCCCTCGCCGACGCGTTCTGCGCGGCGCTGGCCGCCGGCGATCCCGCCCCGCTCGGCTCGAACGCCCGCGAGAGCCTCGCCGGCCACCGCGTGGTGTGGGCCGCCGAGCGGGCACGACGTACCGGGACGGTGGTGGGCGTCGCCCCGGCCGACCCCAGAAAGAACACGGAGATCCGATGA
- a CDS encoding carbohydrate ABC transporter permease, which yields MRIRGLGNVLSLAAVAVFCLAPFYWMVVSSLRRSQDMFSMSPLPDPLSLDNYRAVFEADNGFLRALGNSVVVAGLTTLLTLVIAVSAAYALARLEFRFKRLVLAVVISTSMFPAGLLIVPLLKLFTDIGWINSYQAMVVPSLSFALPLAVWNLTSFFRQLPFELEQAAMVDGCTAGEAFRKIIIPLAAPGVFTTAIITFVIAWNEYMIAVSMVNEQSMKTANVIVSQFTGQHGYDQPFGTQMAAGVVVTVPLVVVVLLFQRRIVAGLTSGGLK from the coding sequence GTGAGGATCCGAGGGCTCGGCAACGTCCTGTCGCTGGCGGCCGTGGCGGTGTTCTGTCTGGCGCCGTTCTACTGGATGGTGGTCTCCAGCCTGCGGCGCTCGCAGGACATGTTCTCCATGTCGCCGTTGCCGGACCCGTTGTCGCTGGACAACTACCGGGCGGTCTTCGAGGCGGACAACGGGTTCCTGCGGGCGCTGGGCAACAGCGTCGTGGTGGCCGGGCTGACCACCCTGCTGACGTTGGTCATCGCGGTGTCGGCCGCCTACGCGCTGGCCCGGTTGGAGTTCCGGTTCAAGCGGCTGGTGCTGGCGGTGGTCATCTCCACCTCGATGTTCCCGGCGGGACTGCTGATCGTCCCGCTGCTGAAGCTGTTCACCGACATCGGCTGGATCAACAGCTACCAGGCGATGGTGGTGCCCAGCCTGTCGTTCGCGCTGCCGCTGGCGGTGTGGAACCTGACCTCGTTCTTCCGCCAACTGCCGTTCGAGCTGGAGCAGGCGGCCATGGTGGACGGCTGCACGGCGGGGGAGGCGTTCCGGAAGATCATCATTCCGCTGGCCGCGCCCGGGGTGTTCACCACCGCGATCATCACGTTCGTCATCGCCTGGAACGAGTACATGATCGCGGTGAGCATGGTCAACGAGCAGTCCATGAAGACCGCCAACGTGATCGTCTCCCAGTTCACCGGCCAGCACGGCTACGACCAGCCGTTCGGCACCCAGATGGCGGCGGGGGTGGTGGTCACCGTGCCGCTGGTGGTGGTCGTCCTGCTCTTCCAGCGCCGGATCGTCGCGGGACTGACCTCTGGCGGTCTCAAGTAG
- a CDS encoding ROK family protein, giving the protein MSEVPLHGGDPSVLRRLNAANTLRALRDGGGAPTVTELAAEVGVSRPTAESALAELAARGLVEEVAPDTGRRLGRPARRYRFRAEAGHALGMEIDAHRVLLYVADLDGRVLGDHRADLEVDAGPRERLAAVRAAVKDLLAGLQLERSALWAVGAGTPGVIDSSGRVIRCTVVPGWEGVDLARELGRSFPCPVLVENDANLAAVAERWRGVARDTDDVVYFLAGMHTGVGAVIGGRLHRGRWGAAGEVGMLPELGLTHTSATLAGDTDPAEGGGRPDVVTERTARRVLEAARGGDAEARRLLEGLAARMARGIAAMVLALDPEMVVIGGTLTEAGDLLVTRLREHVRPLCLSPTRIETSALGDESVGLGALRAALDRIEADMFRLDAVTVG; this is encoded by the coding sequence GTGTCCGAAGTTCCGCTCCACGGGGGCGACCCGTCCGTGCTGCGGCGGCTCAACGCCGCCAACACGCTGCGCGCGCTGCGCGACGGCGGCGGCGCGCCCACCGTCACCGAGCTGGCCGCGGAGGTGGGCGTCTCCCGGCCCACCGCGGAGAGCGCGCTGGCCGAGCTGGCCGCCCGCGGGCTCGTCGAGGAGGTCGCCCCCGACACCGGCCGACGCCTCGGCCGGCCCGCGCGCCGCTACCGCTTCCGCGCGGAGGCGGGCCACGCGCTGGGCATGGAGATCGACGCCCACCGGGTGCTGCTGTACGTGGCCGACCTCGACGGCAGGGTCCTCGGCGACCACCGGGCCGACCTCGAGGTCGACGCGGGCCCCCGCGAACGACTCGCGGCGGTGCGCGCGGCGGTCAAGGACCTGCTGGCCGGGCTGCAACTGGAACGATCGGCGCTGTGGGCGGTGGGCGCCGGGACCCCCGGCGTGATCGACTCCTCCGGACGGGTGATCCGCTGCACCGTGGTGCCCGGCTGGGAGGGTGTGGACCTGGCCCGCGAGCTGGGCCGCTCGTTCCCCTGCCCGGTGCTGGTGGAGAACGACGCCAACCTGGCCGCGGTCGCCGAACGTTGGCGCGGGGTCGCCCGCGACACCGACGACGTCGTCTACTTCCTCGCCGGGATGCACACCGGCGTGGGCGCGGTCATCGGCGGGCGCCTGCACCGGGGCCGGTGGGGCGCCGCCGGCGAGGTCGGCATGCTGCCCGAGCTGGGCCTCACCCACACCAGCGCGACCCTGGCCGGCGACACCGACCCGGCCGAGGGGGGCGGCCGGCCCGACGTGGTCACCGAGCGCACCGCCCGACGGGTGCTGGAGGCGGCCCGCGGCGGCGACGCGGAGGCCCGCCGCCTCCTCGAGGGGCTGGCGGCGCGGATGGCGCGGGGCATCGCTGCCATGGTCCTGGCCCTGGACCCCGAGATGGTCGTCATCGGCGGCACCCTGACCGAGGCGGGCGATCTGCTGGTGACCCGGCTCCGCGAGCACGTACGGCCGCTGTGCCTGTCCCCCACGCGGATCGAGACGTCCGCGCTGGGCGACGAGTCGGTGGGGCTGGGGGCGCTGCGGGCGGCGTTGGACCGCATCGAGGCGGACATGTTCCGGCTCGACGCGGTCACGGTCGGCTAA
- the cmk gene encoding (d)CMP kinase: MSLVIAIDGPSGSGKSSASKGVARALGLRYLDTGAMYRAMTWWMLAQGVPVQDAEAVAARAGEPVLECGTDPDAPTIAVDGTDVSGPIRTREVTNAVSAVSAVPAVRERLVRLQREVIGAGGIVVEGRDIGTVVAPDAPVKIYLTASEETRARRRAKDLAADPAATVAVTQAEQARRDRLDSTRTASPLTRADGAHEIDSTELGLTEVVETVVRLAKESTATG, encoded by the coding sequence GTGTCGCTCGTTATCGCCATAGACGGACCGTCCGGGTCGGGCAAGTCCAGCGCGTCCAAGGGCGTGGCCCGCGCGTTGGGCCTGCGCTACCTGGACACGGGCGCCATGTACCGGGCCATGACGTGGTGGATGCTCGCCCAGGGCGTTCCGGTGCAGGACGCCGAGGCCGTGGCCGCGCGGGCCGGGGAGCCGGTGCTGGAATGCGGCACCGACCCCGACGCGCCCACCATCGCGGTGGACGGCACCGACGTGTCCGGCCCGATCCGCACCCGGGAGGTGACCAACGCGGTGAGCGCGGTCAGCGCCGTTCCCGCCGTGCGCGAGCGGCTGGTGCGCCTCCAGCGCGAGGTCATCGGCGCGGGCGGGATCGTGGTCGAGGGGCGCGACATCGGCACCGTGGTGGCGCCCGACGCGCCCGTCAAGATCTACCTGACCGCCAGCGAGGAGACCCGCGCCCGGCGGCGGGCCAAGGACCTGGCCGCCGACCCGGCGGCCACGGTCGCGGTGACGCAGGCCGAGCAGGCCCGCCGTGACCGGCTGGACTCCACCCGCACCGCCTCGCCCCTGACCCGGGCGGACGGCGCCCATGAGATCGACTCCACCGAGCTGGGCCTGACCGAGGTCGTCGAGACCGTGGTCCGGCTCGCCAAGGAGAGCACCGCCACGGGGTGA
- a CDS encoding nucleoside 2-deoxyribosyltransferase domain-containing protein, with amino-acid sequence MEPEVLVVHALEEPPESWEAAVFLAGPTPRAPDVPSWRPEAVERIRARWAVSGRLVVFVPEHRDRRYVDYTGQVDWEERCLHLADEVVFWVPRDMETMPALTTNVEWGMWHDSGRVVFGAPPEAPKNRYLLHYAERFGVPTATTLDGVVAAALDRIGDGSSRIGGEREVPLLVWRTPEFRQWYETQRGADNVLRGARVVWRTGLHWGLHVAVEVAAEGRVKANEVVFSRPDISAVLLYRPGPTPDETVVVLVREFRSPASTEDGCVHELPGGSGPGDPLSTAVAEVAEETGLVLDPARLRRHGVRQVNATMSAHRAHLFSAEITEDELAAVRDTGPHGLLDEGERTYVEAATFAEIRRAALVDWATLGMIAEALYADR; translated from the coding sequence ATGGAGCCTGAGGTCCTGGTCGTTCACGCCCTTGAGGAACCACCCGAGAGCTGGGAGGCCGCCGTCTTCCTGGCGGGTCCCACACCGCGTGCGCCGGATGTTCCCTCCTGGCGTCCCGAGGCCGTCGAGCGGATCCGGGCGCGCTGGGCCGTCTCCGGGCGGCTGGTGGTCTTCGTCCCCGAACACCGGGACCGGCGCTATGTCGACTACACCGGGCAGGTCGACTGGGAGGAACGCTGCCTGCACCTGGCCGACGAGGTCGTGTTCTGGGTGCCGCGCGACATGGAGACGATGCCCGCCCTCACCACGAACGTGGAGTGGGGCATGTGGCACGACTCCGGGCGGGTGGTCTTCGGCGCGCCGCCCGAGGCGCCCAAGAACCGCTACCTGCTCCACTACGCGGAGAGGTTCGGCGTCCCCACGGCGACCACGCTGGACGGGGTGGTCGCCGCCGCGCTCGACCGGATCGGCGACGGCTCGTCCCGCATCGGCGGCGAGCGCGAGGTGCCGCTGCTGGTGTGGCGCACGCCCGAGTTCCGGCAGTGGTACGAGACGCAGCGCGGCGCGGACAACGTCCTGCGGGGCGCCCGGGTGGTCTGGCGCACCGGCCTGCACTGGGGCCTGCACGTGGCCGTGGAGGTCGCCGCCGAGGGCCGCGTCAAGGCGAACGAGGTGGTCTTCTCCCGCCCGGACATCAGCGCCGTCCTCCTCTACCGGCCGGGTCCGACGCCGGACGAGACCGTGGTGGTGCTGGTCCGGGAGTTCCGCAGCCCGGCGTCCACCGAGGACGGATGCGTCCACGAGCTGCCCGGCGGGTCGGGGCCGGGAGATCCGCTGAGCACGGCCGTGGCCGAGGTCGCCGAGGAGACCGGGCTCGTTCTGGATCCGGCGCGGCTGCGTCGGCACGGCGTCCGGCAGGTCAACGCCACCATGTCGGCGCACCGGGCCCACCTGTTCTCCGCCGAGATCACCGAGGACGAGCTGGCCGCCGTGCGCGACACCGGTCCGCACGGACTCCTCGACGAGGGCGAGCGCACCTACGTGGAGGCGGCGACGTTCGCCGAGATCCGCCGCGCGGCGCTGGTCGACTGGGCCACCCTCGGCATGATCGCCGAGGCCCTCTACGCCGACCGTTAG
- a CDS encoding ABC transporter substrate-binding protein yields MKRQLIGGSAAALALALALGACGSGDDDGGTAGGDGRGPITFATGKDLTGTIQKLAAKWNAEHPGEKVRIVELPEDGDQTRQQLVQNAQIKSDAYDVIRLDAVWTAEFAARRWIVELPEAPLDPGTFMATALETGRYRGKLYAAPWLTGTGILYYRKDLLSAAGVKEPPKTWAEMFAACDKVRETPEGEGVDCYAGQYEKYEGLTVNFAEAVQSAGGTVFDAAGKPTVNTPQAKAGLQFLVDGFKDGAIPGKSITFKEEEGRRHFQEGRLLFHRNWAYVYALASATDGSSKVNGRFEVAPLPGKDGLGSGTLGGNNLAVSSFSKNKATARDFITYIVGLDTERAYGLEQSFPLSRKALYDEPAMLKKYPYLTVLKAGTERAKPRPVVIKYNEVTAAIQEHVGAAISGKKSVDQALTDLQTALSGLTD; encoded by the coding sequence ATGAAGAGGCAACTGATCGGCGGCTCGGCGGCGGCGCTGGCACTGGCGCTCGCCCTGGGCGCCTGCGGGTCCGGGGACGACGACGGCGGGACCGCGGGCGGCGACGGCCGCGGCCCCATCACCTTCGCCACCGGCAAGGACCTGACCGGAACGATCCAGAAGCTCGCCGCGAAGTGGAACGCCGAGCACCCCGGCGAGAAGGTCCGCATCGTCGAGCTGCCCGAGGACGGCGACCAGACCCGGCAGCAGCTCGTCCAGAACGCGCAGATCAAGTCGGACGCCTACGACGTGATCCGGCTCGACGCGGTGTGGACCGCCGAGTTCGCCGCCCGCCGCTGGATCGTGGAGCTGCCGGAGGCGCCGCTGGACCCGGGCACCTTCATGGCCACCGCGCTGGAGACCGGCAGGTACCGCGGCAAGCTGTACGCCGCGCCCTGGCTGACGGGCACCGGCATCCTCTACTACCGCAAGGACCTGCTGTCGGCGGCGGGCGTGAAGGAGCCGCCGAAGACCTGGGCCGAGATGTTCGCCGCCTGCGACAAGGTCCGCGAGACCCCCGAGGGCGAGGGTGTCGACTGTTACGCGGGCCAGTACGAGAAGTACGAGGGCCTCACCGTCAACTTCGCCGAGGCCGTGCAATCGGCCGGCGGCACCGTCTTCGACGCCGCCGGCAAGCCCACCGTGAACACCCCGCAGGCCAAGGCGGGCCTGCAGTTCCTGGTGGACGGCTTCAAGGACGGCGCCATCCCCGGCAAGAGCATCACCTTCAAGGAGGAGGAGGGCCGCCGGCACTTCCAGGAGGGCAGGCTCCTCTTCCACCGCAACTGGGCCTACGTGTACGCGCTGGCGTCGGCCACCGACGGCTCCTCCAAGGTGAACGGCAGGTTCGAGGTGGCGCCGCTGCCCGGCAAGGACGGGCTCGGCTCCGGCACCCTCGGCGGCAACAACCTGGCCGTCTCGTCGTTCTCCAAGAACAAGGCCACCGCACGGGACTTCATCACCTACATCGTCGGGCTGGACACCGAGCGCGCGTACGGGCTGGAGCAGTCGTTCCCGCTGTCGCGGAAGGCGCTGTACGACGAGCCCGCGATGTTGAAGAAGTACCCGTACCTCACCGTCCTGAAGGCCGGCACCGAGCGCGCCAAGCCGCGTCCGGTGGTCATCAAGTACAACGAGGTCACCGCGGCGATCCAGGAGCACGTCGGCGCCGCGATCAGCGGCAAGAAGAGCGTCGACCAGGCCCTGACGGACCTGCAGACGGCGCTGTCGGGCCTGACGGACTGA
- the der gene encoding ribosome biogenesis GTPase Der → MSEYDVDETLDLDGALDLDEAGLEHDTAPAPVVAVVGRPNVGKSTLVNRILGRREAVVEDVPGVTRDRVAYDAEWSGRRLTVVDTGGWLPDAAGLAAAIAEQARMAVELADVVMFVVDATVGATDVDEAVVDILRRSGKPVVLVANKVDDAAAEMEAAALWSLGIGEPHPVSALHGRGSGDLLDAVLAALPEEAPPEFLETAGGPRRVALLGRPNVGKSSMLNKLAKENRVVVDDVAGTTRDPVDELIELGGRTWRFIDTAGIRRRHRENQGADFYATLRTQSALERAEVAVVLVDASQSLAEQDLRIISMVIEAGRALVIAYNKWDLLDEERRHYLDREIDRQLYHARWAPRVNVSALTGRHLEKLVPGLDTALDGWGSRVPTAKLNQFFADLVAAHPHPIRGGKQPRVLFATQAGVRPPRFVLFTSGFLEEGYRRFIERRLREEFGFAGTPIEVTMKIREKRGARRK, encoded by the coding sequence GTGAGCGAGTACGACGTCGACGAGACCCTCGACCTCGACGGGGCCCTCGACCTCGACGAGGCGGGGCTGGAGCACGACACGGCGCCGGCGCCGGTGGTGGCCGTGGTCGGCCGACCCAACGTCGGCAAGTCGACCCTGGTCAACCGGATCCTGGGCCGCCGCGAGGCGGTCGTGGAGGACGTGCCGGGTGTGACCCGCGACCGGGTCGCCTACGACGCCGAGTGGAGCGGCCGCCGGCTGACGGTGGTCGACACCGGCGGCTGGCTGCCCGACGCGGCCGGGCTGGCCGCGGCCATCGCCGAACAGGCCCGGATGGCCGTGGAACTGGCCGACGTGGTCATGTTCGTGGTGGACGCCACCGTCGGCGCGACCGACGTGGACGAGGCCGTGGTGGACATCCTGCGCCGTTCGGGCAAGCCCGTGGTGCTGGTCGCCAACAAGGTCGACGACGCCGCCGCCGAGATGGAGGCGGCGGCGCTGTGGTCGCTGGGCATCGGCGAGCCGCACCCGGTCAGCGCGCTGCACGGACGCGGCAGCGGCGACCTGCTGGACGCGGTGCTGGCCGCGCTGCCCGAGGAGGCGCCGCCGGAGTTCCTGGAGACCGCCGGCGGCCCGCGCCGGGTGGCGCTGCTCGGCCGCCCCAACGTGGGCAAGTCCAGCATGCTCAACAAGCTGGCCAAGGAGAACCGGGTGGTGGTCGACGACGTCGCCGGCACCACCCGGGACCCGGTCGACGAGCTGATCGAGCTGGGCGGGCGGACGTGGCGCTTCATCGACACCGCCGGAATCCGGCGGCGGCACAGGGAGAACCAGGGCGCCGACTTCTACGCCACCCTGCGCACCCAGTCGGCCCTGGAGCGGGCCGAGGTCGCCGTGGTGCTGGTCGACGCGAGCCAGTCGCTGGCCGAGCAGGACCTGCGGATCATCTCCATGGTGATCGAGGCGGGCCGGGCGCTGGTCATCGCCTACAACAAGTGGGACCTGCTGGACGAGGAGCGCCGGCACTACCTGGATCGGGAGATCGACCGGCAGCTCTACCACGCGCGCTGGGCCCCCCGGGTGAACGTCTCCGCGCTCACCGGCCGCCATCTCGAGAAGCTGGTCCCGGGCCTGGACACGGCGCTGGACGGCTGGGGCTCCCGGGTGCCGACCGCCAAGCTCAACCAGTTCTTCGCCGACCTGGTGGCCGCCCATCCGCACCCGATCCGCGGCGGCAAGCAGCCTCGCGTGCTGTTCGCGACCCAGGCGGGGGTGCGCCCGCCCCGGTTCGTGCTGTTCACCTCCGGGTTCCTGGAGGAGGGCTACCGGCGGTTCATCGAACGGCGGCTGCGCGAGGAGTTCGGCTTCGCGGGCACCCCGATCGAGGTCACCATGAAGATCCGCGAGAAGCGCGGAGCCCGCCGGAAGTGA
- a CDS encoding carbohydrate ABC transporter permease → MGGAATNLGRARSGPRDQGPVEPARRSAKGTGQGRLAALLLSPTLLVLGVVILFPIVAAVWDSLHTTAEGLDADGLIVEGERFSGADNYADLFRGESGDRFRNALWNTTFFTVVTVVIETVAGLGMALLMHRAFRGRALFRASVLVPWAIPTAISALLWRWIFAADGVANAVLGREVLWTADAVQAKFAVIIADTWKTAPFVALLVLAGLQVIPREVYEAARVDGASRLRRLRHITLPLVKPALLVAVMFRMMDALRMFDLPQVLVGARKPSVETLSQVAWDEAMNLRYGPAAAVATALFVYIALAAYVFVRLLGADLIGDRKGAS, encoded by the coding sequence ATGGGCGGCGCAGCCACGAACCTCGGCCGGGCCCGGTCGGGGCCACGAGATCAGGGCCCGGTCGAGCCCGCCCGCCGGTCCGCCAAGGGGACGGGGCAGGGGCGCCTGGCGGCCCTCCTGTTGTCACCCACCCTGCTGGTGCTGGGCGTGGTGATCCTGTTCCCGATCGTCGCGGCGGTCTGGGACTCGCTGCACACCACCGCCGAGGGCCTGGACGCGGACGGGCTCATCGTCGAGGGCGAGCGGTTCAGCGGCGCGGACAACTACGCCGACCTGTTCCGCGGCGAGAGCGGGGACAGGTTCCGCAACGCCCTGTGGAACACCACCTTCTTCACCGTGGTCACCGTGGTGATCGAGACGGTGGCGGGGCTGGGGATGGCGCTGCTCATGCACCGGGCGTTCCGCGGCCGGGCGCTGTTCCGGGCGAGCGTGCTGGTGCCGTGGGCGATCCCGACGGCGATCTCGGCCCTGCTGTGGCGGTGGATCTTCGCCGCCGACGGGGTCGCCAACGCGGTCCTGGGCCGCGAGGTGCTGTGGACCGCCGACGCGGTCCAGGCGAAGTTCGCGGTGATCATCGCCGACACCTGGAAGACCGCTCCGTTCGTGGCGCTGCTGGTGCTGGCGGGTCTGCAGGTCATCCCGCGCGAGGTGTACGAGGCGGCGCGGGTGGACGGGGCGTCCCGGCTGCGGCGGCTCCGCCACATCACCCTGCCGCTGGTCAAGCCCGCGCTGCTGGTGGCGGTGATGTTCCGGATGATGGACGCGCTGCGGATGTTCGACCTGCCGCAGGTGCTCGTCGGGGCCCGCAAGCCGTCGGTGGAGACGCTCTCGCAGGTCGCCTGGGACGAGGCCATGAACCTGCGGTACGGGCCCGCCGCCGCCGTCGCCACGGCGTTGTTCGTGTACATCGCGCTGGCCGCCTACGTGTTCGTGCGGCTGCTGGGCGCCGATCTGATCGGCGACCGGAAGGGGGCGTCGTGA